The following coding sequences lie in one Eschrichtius robustus isolate mEscRob2 chromosome 17, mEscRob2.pri, whole genome shotgun sequence genomic window:
- the BHLHE22 gene encoding class E basic helix-loop-helix protein 22, translating to MERGLHLGAAAAGEDDLFLHKSLSASAAKRLEAAFRSPPPSMDLSLAPPPRERPASSSSSPLGCFEPADPEGAGLLLPPPGGGGGGGGGGVGVPGLLVGTAGVGGDPSLSSLPAGAALCLKYGESASRGSVAESSGGEQSPDDDSDGRCELVLRAGGGDPRASPGAGGGGVKAAEGCSNAHLHGGASAPPGGPAGGGGGGSGGSGGGGGGGGSSSSKKSKEQKALRLNINARERRRMHDLNDALDELRAVIPYAHSPSVRKLSKIATLLLAKNYILMQAQALEEMRRLVAYLNQGQAISAASLPSSAAAAAAAAALHPALGAYEQAAGYPFSAGLPPAASCPEKCALFNSVSSSLCKQCTEKP from the coding sequence ATGGAGCGCGGGCTGCACCTCGGCGCGGCCGCCGCGGGCGAAGACGACCTCTTCCTGCACAAGAGCCTGAGCGCCTCCGCCGCCAAGCGCTTGGAGGCGGCTTTCCGCTCCCCGCCCCCGAGCATGGACCTGTCCCTGGCGCCGCCGCCTCGGGAGCGCCCAGCGTCCTCCTCCTCGTCGCCTCTGGGCTGCTTCGAGCCGGCTGACCCCGAGGGGGCAGGGCTGCTGTTGCCGCCGCCcgggggaggcggcggcggcggcggcggcggggtggGCGTCCCCGGGCTGCTCGTGGGCACTGCCGGCGTTGGGGGCGACCCTAGCTTGAGCAGCCTGCCGGCTGGGGCCGCCCTGTGCCTCAAATACGGCGAGAGCGCCAGCCGGGGCTCGGTGGCCGAGAGCAGCGGCGGCGAGCAGAGCCCCGACGACGACAGCGACGGCCGCTGCGAGCTGGTTCTGCGGGCCGGCGGCGGAGACCCGCGGGCCTCCCCGGGCGCGGGAGGCGGCGGCGTCAAGGCGGCCGAGGGCTGCTCCAACGCCCACCTCCACGGCGGCGCCAGCGCCCCCCCGGGGGGcccggccggcggcggcggcgggggcagcGGCGgcagcggtggcggcggcggcggcggcggcagcagcagcagcaagaaaTCCAAAGAGCAAAAGGCGCTGCGGCTCAACATCAACGCCCGGGAGCGCCGGCGGATGCACGACCTGAACGACGCGCTGGACGAGCTGCGCGCGGTGATCCCCTACGCGCACAGCCCCTCGGTGCGGAAGCTCTCCAAGATCGCTACGCTGCTGCTCGCCAAGAACTACATCCTCATGCAGGCGCAGGCCCTGGAGGAGATGCGGCGCCTCGTCGCCTACCTCAACCAGGGCCAGGCCATCTCGGCCGCCTCCCTGCCCAgctccgcggcggcggcggcggcggccgctgCCCTGCACCCGGCGCTCGGCGCCTACGAGCAGGCTGCCGGCTACCCGTTCAGCGCCGGGCTGCCCCCGGCCGCCTCCTGCCCGGAGAAGTGCGCCCTGTTCAATAGCGTCTCCTCCAGCCTCTGCAAACAGTGCACGGAGAAGCCTtaa